The segment AACAGAACCGATTTGCAAACGAAACAGACGGAATCCGTATCACTCCTCCTGCTCACTCTCCTGTTCCAGCCTCTCGGCCCAGGCGTGAAGAAAGGCGCCCAGGTCCTCCTGCCTGGGTACCTGCGCGCGGGCGTGCCGGGCCAGCAGGGGCAGGGTGCCGACCTGCACCCCATAACCAGCAATTTCCAGCATGGCCTCATCGTTGTCGCTGTCCCCAAAGGCCACCGTGCGGTCATGAGGGATGCCCAGGGCGTCGGCCATCAGGGTGAGGGCGGCCCCCTTATGAGCTCCTTCGGGCGTCACGGTCAGAAAGTGCGGGTAGGGGGCCTGCGCCCCTGTCAGGACCAGATGCGGGTGAGAGGCGCGCAGGCGTGAGGCCAGGTCGGCCACGCTGGGGTGGTAAAAACCCACCTTCAGGATGCCGGTGCGCGGCGCCTCGGCCAGCGGCCTGAACTGCCGGGCCACCATCCAGGCCTCGGGCTGGGTGCCGGACGGCAGGTCCACATACAGGGCGTGTTCCGTGAACAGCACCATGCGGGCGCCGTGCAGTTCGTGCGCCAGCACAGCTTCCAGGTCCGTCTCGGTGAACTGCGCCTCCTGGTGGAGGTGCTCGCCCACCAGCAGCCGCCCGCCGTTGTTGGTCGCCACAGCGTCGGGCTGCATGGCGTTCTGCACCTGTGCGGGTGGCAGGTCGCGCCCAGTGATAATCGCCAGCTTGACCCCCAGCGCCCGCAGCCGGGCCAGCGCCGTCACGGTGGCGGCGGGAATCTCACGCCCGGCGTCCGGAATCAG is part of the Deinococcus betulae genome and harbors:
- a CDS encoding HAD-IIB family hydrolase, whose amino-acid sequence is MTDLPADAPTTLPLLLAFDLDGTLIPDAGREIPAATVTALARLRALGVKLAIITGRDLPPAQVQNAMQPDAVATNNGGRLLVGEHLHQEAQFTETDLEAVLAHELHGARMVLFTEHALYVDLPSGTQPEAWMVARQFRPLAEAPRTGILKVGFYHPSVADLASRLRASHPHLVLTGAQAPYPHFLTVTPEGAHKGAALTLMADALGIPHDRTVAFGDSDNDEAMLEIAGYGVQVGTLPLLARHARAQVPRQEDLGAFLHAWAERLEQESEQEE